A segment of the Archocentrus centrarchus isolate MPI-CPG fArcCen1 unplaced genomic scaffold, fArcCen1 scaffold_33_ctg1, whole genome shotgun sequence genome:
aatatctaggtgattttatgggaatgtggatctgtcagatcaatttgagaagtgattttgatcatgttcaACATTTTATCGTGTCATAtagcgtcaggcactggtcttggtcttgtctcggtcccAGGTTAGGTGGGCTTGACTATTATTTTTTCCCAGTCATCGGCATACTCGTTAACATCAGGCTGTACATTGTTAACACGGCAATTACGATATTATCGTAGACGATATATATCGCGCAGCCCTTGTTTCAACAAAGTGTTTGTACATGTTTCCCCCAGAGCTGAACTGAGACTTAAGTGCAACGGGTTTGATGAAGCCATCATTACCCAGAGCAACACTCCGGTGGGATCGAAGCTTGTTTATGATGGGGAACAGAAGAGGACTATTGAGGTGAATCAGGACCtgttcaacatgtttattaagGTAGACTATTTTTCATTCATGGAAACTAATACAGTATGTGCTGCTTCTCTGATTGTtcctcaaatgttttattttatcacaGTGATTATTTCATGTTATTTCTCTTTGTCCTCAATAAGTCTGGTCATGTACGGTCTTGTATGGTTTACTGTATGAAGTAAAGTGGTTAAACTCAGTCAACAACCTCTGAAATCCATATTTCTAGAAAGAAAcagtttgattatttcttttccatttaaaagtTTTTCCAAATATTAAGAAACACAGCCTCACTTTGCCTTATAAAGGGCACCACTGGTAAATCTTTAATAAATACACCACATTCATAACCAGTAACATATAAACTACTGACCTCACCAAGATGTGAATCTGTGTgtcacataaaacacatttctctcATCTCCTGAATGATTAAAGAACATTATTTAACCAGAGAAGCAACAAATATTGATCTTGTGTATCATAAAAAGTAAATAGAAAACACTTGTGAAGAGGAAACATCTGAAAAAGTAAATCTCTCTTTCCTTCTTGAACAGTCGACAGTAGCAACAGTGtaaatttggtgtttttgtaatggttatctgttgctgtctattccagaaacatcctttctcaaaTAAAATATGGGACACCTGTTCAGTTGTTGGGAATAGTGGGATCCTGTCTGACAGCGGCTGTGGAAAAATGATTGATTCGGCTGACTTTGTTGTCAGGTGAGAAAAGTGTCCAACGTAAACCAAAATCAGAGCGGAAATTCCACCTAACTGCTCTTTGTTTGGTTGTTCAGGTGCAACCTACCTCCATTGGACAATGGATATGAGAAAGATGTTGGCACCAAAACTAACCTTGTGACAGCAAATCCGAGCATCTTATTCCTGAAGTGAGCAAGAAAATGAATCCTTGTCAGTCTACATTGTGTATGTATTGTTgctcaaataaactgtttcttttGTGCAGGTTTGGCTCGCTGATAGGACGTCGCCGTCCATTCATAGATAGTCTTCGCCAGTATGGCAGCTCTTTGCTGCTCCTTCCTCCGTTCACCTTTAGTAGAAATACTGCAGTGTGTCAGCGAGCTGTTTATGCAATAGAGGACTTTGAAAGCCCTCTTCAGCCTGTTTTCTTCAACCCTCGGTACCTTCAGAATCTGTCCCAGTTCTGGCGCTCTCAGGGCCTGAAGGAAGTACGGCTCAGCACCGGATTAATGATGGCTAGCATGGCCCTGGGATTTTGTGAAAATGTGCACCTGTATGGATTCTGGCCCTTCAGTAGTCACCCATATGGCCTCTACGCCCTGACTAACCACTACTATGATGACAAACCAGCTAATAAAGTCATCCATTCAATGCCGGCTGAATTTGACCAGTTGTTGCAGCTGCACACTCAAGGGGTAATAAGGCTTCACCTGGGAGACTGTAAAGCAGATGGAAAATAGTTCCCAGGGACAGACAACACCACCGAAGCAAAGTGTCACCTCTGTAGCCTTCAGATGAAACCAATCACTTAAATCAATTCATATGCTTTTGAATAAAATGACCTATCACTTTTGACTAGTGGAAAGATGGAAAATACCTACTAGCAGCCAAGACATTTTTAACTGAAAAACTGGATCTTCAACCCTGTTTATTACCTAAATGTTCCACCTGGAGTCTGGAAGTATTTCAGTATAAGTGGGATGCCTTTGTAAGGCCGTTGTTCTCAGCATTCTAATGCCTTCTGAAAAATTGGTCTCAACTTCTTGTGAAGTACCTTCGTTACATGACAACATTCATGCTGACACATTTTTAGAATAAAAACTCAAATGAACACTGAAtggaaggattattttgaaaatttgaaaataaGTTTACCAGCCAGGGATGAATGTATAGTGCCTGATCACACAAATGTGCTGGTTGAGTGACGAGATTTTTTTGCTTCTTATGCTTCTTTGATAATTCTACGCTGTAGGTATGACATAACCACAAACAGCTCTAAAACCCATCCCATAACTCAGGCAGGAACCTGGCATGCACCTCCCTAGAAATGGAACTACCTATTGAATTGATGCAGCCTACAATAATTCTGAATGATTTTTGTCATGCAGAAACACCCCAATCAGTCACAATGTTAAAACAGCCTATCATTTAGGTCCCTTGCACTTCCAAAAGAGCTTTGAACCTCTGGAGCACAGATCTTTGTGGGCAAGCTGATATTATTGGGCATTTTAACGAACACTGTCTCAGTAGTCTATAATTAACTCTGAAAAACCTAGAGCCATTGAGAAGTTGCAGGGCATacaagtcactggatgcttacaattatgttgtttgcGGCCATGTACCGAACATCAAATATCCTGACACAGACtcggagttttgtgtcttgaaagcagaagttcttccaagtcaaagacaaggaaacaggagcgCTGTGTATGAAGCTCgggtcattgtaaacaagtcagagagctacgtcctcacagcggattgtacctgcatggcagcgtGAGTACTTTTCAGATTGCTTTTCTAGCTTGCTAAGAGTtatatactgttccagtcaaaagtttggacactctcagccattcatatgtgagtctgctcaaacatttgactggcactgcatattGTAATAGTATAGTGTGATTaattatgaatttaaaaatcaggactctctgagtgcagcgatgcctcacctgtaaatagccagccacactacagtttaaaagccaattagcctaccagctaatgctgtttactttagacATTAGTATTTATCTAAACCTGACATTCCGCTATAACCAGAGTAGAtaataactttacctgatataaaatgggcgctCCAAACGCGAGCAtttctgatcgtgtcctcaatccaatttttttttttaataactttatttatcaATTTTCACAGCGCATTCTTTACAGCATTCAAGATTTATACATCGCTGTCCGCTCTAATATATAAAACCcatacatgaaacaaaaaaaaaacaaaaaaaaaaaaaacactcaaaaagcaaaaaagacaaatgaaaatgcaaaaatgtgttCTCTTTACAGCCAACTAAAAGGATATATCAGTAGTTTAGCTATCATAGGGTACTCATCCTGAAAGTTTCCATGTATTGTACAAATGGTTGCCATGCCTTAACAAATCTAGCAGTTGAACCTGCCAGTGTGCATCTCATCTTTTCTAAATGTAGAAACCTCATAATCTCTGCAAGCCATTGTTCATGTGTAGGAGGGGCCTCCTGTTTCCACCTCAAAAGTATAAGACGTCTAGCAATCAACGTAGCAAAAGCTACCGTATTTGTATTATTCTTGGAAAGTAGAATATTTGGAGGTATGACTACAAAAATTGCAGTTAGAGCAGAGGGGTCAATTTCACAGTATATTTCTGAGAGTGTATTGAATATAGATGTCCAATAAGTGTGACGTTTTGAACACGCCCAGAAAGTATGGATAAGGGAACCTACTTCTGATCTGTATTGGTTACACAAGGGATCAGTCCCTGGATAAAACCTAGCTAGCTTTTCTTTAGAGATATGTAACCGGTGCAGGACCTTAAACTGAAGGAGCCCGTGTCTAGCACATATAGAAGAGGAGTGTACCCTATGAAGAATGGATTGCCAGAGCTCATCTGTTAATGTAACTGCAAGATCTTTCTCCCAATGAGACTTAATAATGGAAAGAGAGGGAGATTGTAAGTCTAACAATATAGAGTAGATCTCCTTAATTACTCCTCTCTTATGAATGTTTATACCTATgattttttccacagctgtttCCTCGGGTAGTTCAGGAAATGAGGGATATGCATTCTTAACAAAGTGCCGCAATTGCAAGTAGCGGAAAAAATGTGCACATGGGATATTAAACTGTTCCATAAGTTGTATAAATGATGCAAATGTCCTGTCAATGAAAAGGTGTTTAACATTACTTAATCCGTGTCTTTTCCAAATTTTAAAAGCAGAATCAGACACAGAAGGTGGGAACATTTGGTTTGAGCAGATAAGAGTTTTAATTGACATGACATGTAGCCTGAATCTTTTCCTACACTGCATCCAGATTCTCAGGGAATTATATAACAGAGGATTACATTTATAGGTACATACTTCTAAAGGGAGAGCGGAGGTCAACAAAGCAGATAGGCTAGTCTGGCCACAATTAGACGACTCAATCTGAAGCCAAGACGGAGTTTCCGTAGAAAAGTGACTGATCCAATATAGCATATTTCGTATATTTGCTGCCCAGTAATAAGACTGGAAATTTGGCAAAGCCAGTCCGCCCACAGATCTAGGTCTC
Coding sequences within it:
- the LOC115776571 gene encoding alpha-2,8-sialyltransferase 8F-like; this encodes MRGQLLKFFFSFMIILLCLGSLMTMFIWDTSDYNHVKTYHPAPAMKRAPKPSELCKGCKKIIDKIKQRYNQTWTKQEEKNMKIRAELRLKCNGFDEAIITQSNTPVGSKLVYDGEQKRTIEVNQDLFNMFIKKHPFSNKIWDTCSVVGNSGILSDSGCGKMIDSADFVVRCNLPPLDNGYEKDVGTKTNLVTANPSILFLKFGSLIGRRRPFIDSLRQYGSSLLLLPPFTFSRNTAVCQRAVYAIEDFESPLQPVFFNPRYLQNLSQFWRSQGLKEVRLSTGLMMASMALGFCENVHLYGFWPFSSHPYGLYALTNHYYDDKPANKVIHSMPAEFDQLLQLHTQGVIRLHLGDCKADGK